tgcaacagcaaaaGAGCCGagaatttctatttttagcacttcatgcaaattcACACATTCCTCTGCCCACGTTTGAAtcctgctagctacgtgtactagatagtgagttgcatgccctctcttcatctatacgcccttgatatatataattttgatgtattatttttattgcacacataattagttTATCAGTGGATACCAGTCTTTGAGCTTgtataaatattattataattaagttGGCATGTAGAAACTGAAACTACATGTAGTGCTGTTAATAGCGACAACCATTTGGAAATTATAccatgggtgtggtttgttaCATTACTAGTAAGGGGGTAGGTGTATAGTGGTCCCCCTTAAATAGAGGCATTTCTTTTAATTCCAGCGCCCAGCGCAATCAAAGCACATAACTTTAAGCCTTGAAATTCAATAAACAGGTTCATAGGAAGCCCTAAAAGTACCTAAATAGTTCACTGTACACATATACTTTGTAAGAGTGCATTGTACCATCTATGAGGTATATTTGGCTAATCAGGTTAAGATATGTATAGCTTAGTGAAGAATTTTCCTGGTAATGTGTGATCAGAGTATCATGCAGCATGATCGTCAAATTACTTGCCAAATACACCTACTATATACAAAGTAACTGACTGTTTTagtacatttacatgtatatgcattagTCAATACATATACTTTCACGGTATATGGATGTGGTATCGGAAGGTATGGTTTGACAAGGGGATGTTTTGTACCGAATGTACCATTCGCTATTGCAGTATAATCATAATTTTGATAACAGTTTTGTCAATGAACACTTTTTTGAGCTTGGCATGTACGAAACTCACTCACGTCTATACATGACTGTTTCCACTATAATTGTAGAAATACTGAAACTAAACTCTTAGCAGTTCAtaaccattaattttgggaGAAAGTTAAACTTTCACTATTGACAGATCATACCAAccatgcatgcgcatacacACAGCTAGATTGTGCAGGTGTGTTTATGTgggcactgcatgtatgtataattatgtataagaATAGTTTCACTCAGAATTGAATTCCAATAGAATTTAGATATTGCTGCATTTACCAAGTTACAGCATTTAGCCACTGTCCCTACGTACATTTGTGTGACTGTTATGAGACAAACTAAGTCTACGAATGGAGGCAGTCCTCTGGTATCAAGGAATGGCtgcaagtgcaagtacagagtgaggtggttctattccaagggaTCCTTTCTCGTTCTGGTCTGGGTTATGCTGTTAGCAATAGCAGGCACTTCAGTGTTTCAGGTTATCCATCAACGATCTTATGTAAATTTTGTAATTTCAAAATGGCTACTTGCTATCCCAGTTGTGTTTGGTTTGTTGGGAGctgttttctcaggatggTTAGCCGACGCTAAGCTGGGGAACTACAGAGTAATGAAATACAGTTTTGTGCTGTTATTCTTCCTTTGTTTGCTTTCTAGTGCCTTCACCCTagttcctggcattgaacatTACGTGTATGTTGTGAGTGTCTTGTCTTATTGGTGTGAGTCTCTTTACAGTAGCTGTAATAGCATGCTTTGTTACCTCactacaactaggcctggatcagatgcctgatgcttcatctTCCAATATCACTAGTTTTATTGCCTGGTTTGTATTCAGTATCTATGCTGGTGTTTGGGTCCCTTTTGTTGTCGATTTGCCCATTATATCAGATCGATGTTTTGTGTATCAATCGTTCATCATACTGGGTTGTCCAACTGTACAGTTTGCTGCCACCTTTGTGTATGAGTGTTGTTCTTATTCTTGACTTTCTCTTATCTAAAAAATGGCTGATAATtgagccaaagtcacctcagtccctcaaaaccatctaccgtgttctcaagtttgcagtcaagcacaaagctcccctcaatcgtaGTGCTCTCActtactgggaggaagacgtaccttcaagaatggacctgggaaagtcgagatttggtggaccattcactacagagcaagttgaagatgtgaagactATCCTACGTTTGTTACCCCTCTTTTTAACGCTATGGCTTCTTGGGTGCTCACTTGCACTCTTCCACCCAGTAACTTATTCTAGTGTTTATCCCTCTGATTGGAAGCGATACGTTTCAAGGCTTCTGGCTTTATTAGCATATCACCATTTGTGATGTGGAATGGTTTGGACTGTCTTTTATGAGTTTGTGCTATACCCAGTTATACGTAACAAACTTCCCAGCATTATTAGAAGAATTGGGATAATTTCTCTTTTCATCACAACTCTCAGTATTGTGTTTCTAATTCTGGAATTACTAAAAACAATTACAGTGACTTAGTTGAAATCAAATATGTTTTAAATTCAATTTCTACTGGTGTGCTCACAATGTTGCTTGCTACCAACATAACagagttagtttgtgctcaagctccataTAACATGAGAGGATTGTTTGGAGGGTGTATGGTGTTGGTGTTGTTATCATCTCTTACTATTAGGGAGATTTTTCCACCGAACAACACATTGACACTATATGGGGTTAGAGTAGGCatcagtctgcttggattcatcctgtactgcctcctggctcgctggtacaagaggagagttagagacgaggactacaatgcacacagagtggtggaggaagtctatgatcgatacttgTCAGCTCAGCATTGACTACTGTTATTGATATGTGTTTATGTTTTTTTGTCGATAATGTATGTTCAGAAAAATTGTATGCATGTTAGTTTATATGTACAACGTGTTAACTGTTATAATTTTGTATACATAATCAATATTATGAtattaattatcataattatatacagtcatgcaatttGTATGGACACCTTTGATAATCTTCGTGCTTGTATTACGGATTGATGCCATGTAAGAATATACTGAAAGTACGCGATTAATAGCAGCAACATGATAATGATTCATAACTATTTGGGAGAAATCTAGTCTCCTTTTTATAATGACTGATTACACTATAACAACTATACTCAGCATTTAAAGGTGTATCTCCATGCATGAGGACTACATTGTAATCCAATAGAAAGTGTGAATGCATAGCAATATTATATATTGATACTTTTTTACAAATTAAATTGTGTCGATCATGTATGTTCAGAGCCATGTTagtttatatataataattatacaattcaTATATACACATACGTGTGTTTACTGTTAACTAAGCTATATGTAGAGGTGTCATTTTGTAAATGCAGTGTTTGtttgcacacataattagctaatcagtatcataatataattatcataattaaatGTTGTCAGGCAATTTGTTAATGACACCTTTGATCATCTTTGTACTTGTATTATGgattcatcataattataagaattcTGAAATTACACCGTTAAAAGTAATTAACATAATAATGGATTTAtaaccattaattttgggaGATGTAGATGTTAAAATTCTTGACTGATTGCACTATAACTGCTCAGCCTTTACAAGTGTCTCTCCTGGGCACTGCAGGAGATTcagtatgcatgcacagtggAGTACGTGTCTTAGCaactgtgtgtctgttatgaTACAAACTAACTCTATGAGCGGAGGCAGCTCTCTGTATATAGTATCAAGGAATGGCtgcaagtgcaagtacagagtgaggtggttctattccaagggagcCTTTCTCGTTTTGGTTTGAGTTATGCTGTTGACTATATCTTATATATCAGTGTTTCATGTGTTCCATCAACGATTGGTGTCCATTTTGTATTTTCAAAATGGCTACTTGCTATCCCACTTGTGTTTGGTTTATTGTTGGGAGCTGTTTTCTCAGGATGCATGGCTAGCCGACGTTATTAATCTGGGGAACTACAAAGTGATGAAATACACTGTTGTTCCTCCTTTGTTTGCTTTCTAGTGCCTTCACCCTAGTTCCTAACATTGCACATTACGTGTATGTTGTGAGTGTCTTGTATTGCATAGGTGGGAGTCTCTTTCTAATAGCTGTGGTAGCGTGCTTTGTTACCTTACTACAACTTGGCCGCCTCATGCTTCATCTTTTATGTATGAGGCCTTTATGTATGAGTGTTGTACTTATTCTTGACTTCCTTCTAGCTAAAAAATGGCTGATACTTGAGCCAAGCTTacctcagtccctcaaaacCATCTACTGTGTTCACAAGTTCGTTGCGAATATGAAACGTTGTTTTGAATTGTTACGTTTCAAGGCTTCTGGTCTTTTTCACATACAATTCTTTGTGGTGTGGTATGGTTTGGACTGTCTTGTATGAATTTGTGATCTATTCTGTGGCATGTATCCTTCTTCCCAGCATCCTTAGGAAAATTGTAATTGTTTCTTTCTTCATAACGGCTCTTAGTATTGTGTTTGTAATTCTGGAACTAGTACACTACTATCATAGTGATTTAGTGGCAGTCGATTATGTCATTGAAATTATACATTCAGTTTCTCAGGGTTTACTCGTAACGTTGCTTGTTACCAACATCCtagagttagtttgtgcaagctccatacaacatgagaggattGTTTGGAGGTTGGATGACATTTGTGACAATCTCTTCTTTTATTATCAGCGATTTTGCTCCGTCAAACAGCACATTATATATGGGGTTAGAGTAGGCACCATGcagtctgcttggattcatcctgtactgcctcctggccaCTGGTACAAGAAGAGAGTTAAATACGAGGActatacaatgcacacagagtggtggaggaggtctataatcgatacttgtcagctcggcattgactataattagtTCCGTGCATCTTCTATATGTGACTATGTACGTACTAGTGTGTGGTGTAGTGTATATTTTTTGTGTATCAGATTATAAGTAGAGTCTATGTGTTGAGTAACGATGTTGTCATACCGGTACTTAATTAatgaaaaagcgcttctatatCTATAAGTATTAAGCTAAATAATAAACAGTCAAAGCCCTCTGCATTATAGTGGTAATTTTAACGGGGAAAAAAGCAAATCTCTAGCCTttagtatacataattattattattattatgtcttTTCCCCGGCATTGATTTTATGGCTgcgacgtaacataatgtgaggactacttattgatttacacaatatagatttaccattgaaagcactatccttTAGggctacataataataatgaatgTGCTATAGACTCATGCAGGTGTTTGCATGGTCCTCAAAGTTACCTCCCTCCACAGATGGAGAATATGACGGTGCCGTTGCTGAGAGTGAGGAAAGTGGTGAATGGCAGACCAGCCAAGATAATCAAACTACACAACCACACTTTGAGGTACAGTACGAGGGTATACCGTGTTTATTGATGCCAGTAATTGTGCGTAGTGTTTGCATGGAATCTATTAGGGGAATACCGTGTGTTTAAAGTATTTATTAGACACTAGTTCAATGTATTTACTAGCGATATAGTGTtcgtattattattatatacaccaTAATTGCTATATGTAATTAGGATTGGCAGAGCGTATGATAATGAAGGAATGTATGCATTTgtatgaagtgctaaaaatagaaatttcaatttttagcatttcatgcacaatcatgcacattcatccgcccacgtttgaactctgctcatatgggaattgcatgccctctcttcttttatacgcccttggtacaaCTATGTCAAAATAAAATCATAGAATTatattttgtgtacagtacaaccTCAATTATCCGGACCGTGatcttggttccagaagcaggccggataactgAATAGATAACCACGctttgatccacccactttattgataaatagcagtgccacatggataagcaggcctgtctccatagtaacagctgcaacgcgcatgtacatttatgggacacgcccattatctgaagaaaattgccaagccggataatcgaggttccggataatggagggccggataatcgaggttctactgtactgttaATTATACAGGTTTTCTATTTACTGTGTGTAGTTGGAAAATGTGGTGAGCATGATTATGTATTTTATGAATGAGACAAGTGACGGGTGCCTGCACTGCGTCCACCAGAAATGTCATAGAGAGCACACAATTGAAATCGCTATCAAATTTCCTCGCTATATACAGTAACAGCTGAGCGCACTTTTAATCGAGACCAGTGACATTATTTCACATATAGGCTATGTATATAGAGGCCTCTATTCAAGACCAGATGTTACTCTCTAATTGCTAAGATACAGTCACGGTATAGTAACTAACATTGTGTACTATTTAGAGAACCTTCACTTTCATAAACAGTCTGAACTTGAGACAGTCGTTTTTGAGGCACTGAGTATTTGTGTCAGCACAATAACCTAGGCGATCTAGGGGGAAGAACGTGAATGAGTCGCCAAAATATGTTGTCTTCTCCATCAAAATTCTTGTTTCCGTTCCTATGTAGTGTCCATGGTCACCTAGCTGGTTGAGTATCTGTAGGATAGCTACACCTTCTGTTTTGTCAACCTCGTGCTTTTTGATGATGTAAGGAGTCAAATGTGTTCCATTAGCAAATCCAGTACCATTTGTAAAAACACCGTATATAAACTTCCACCCTTGTGCAGTAAACTCTCCACCACTCCAGAGTCCATGGCTGGGTtttgtttgttgttttgtAAACTCAGTGAGAGTAAACTCGTGGCAAGAGAACCCATTCAGCAATAACAAATCATTCTGTATCTTCACTGTGTTGGCTTCCATCGTGACCTTTAGATCACTGACCTTTGTGTCAAGGTTTCTAGCTTGTTGCTCAACCTTTGCATCGAGATCATGAAACTTGGTATCAACTTTTGCGTCTAATTGTTGAATCTTGAAATGAATGTTATTGCCTTGTTCTTTTACCTGTTTCATCTGTTTCTGCAAGTCGACTATTTGCTGGTCTTTCTCCTCCATTTTCTGGTGTAGCTCTCTCGTTAGTTGCAGGTTGACGAGGGTGGCTGTCAGGAGGTGGTGTTGGACACTCTCTGTCATGTGACCCATCATATCTCTTTGAGGAACCTTCACGTCACATCCAGCTCCAGCAAACTCACACTCCACAAGTTGTAGGGGGCACTCCAGCAGGTGGCTATCAGCTTGGTAGCGAGGGACGGTACCGATCTCACATTGGTTGGGACAAGGCAGTGGGTAGTTGTCACAGCAAAGGGTATGGTCATTTCCGATATCGTGAGTTGATTCAAAGTCGCAATATTGGCACTTCCAGGGACGTTTTGGACAGGAGGTGGTGTGATAATTCAGGTCCCCCAGTTCCCCcgtccactcacacccactcTTCTTGTGGGGACAGCGAACATTTAATTTGTTGATTGTGTTGCGTTTGAAGAACTTGTCTTTCAGCGTTTTAAAGGGAGTGTTGTTACACATAGGACAAGGCTTGCCATCTCTGATGATCCTCTGAGCAGCTTTCTCTGAGATGTGCTGTCCGCAGCAGTCGGTTTGATGTGGCTCTACCAGAATCTCAAGGATAATAGGACAGTACAAGTCCTTGTCAGGTTGTTCAACAAGGTCATAGTCAGGTTCAGCTGGCTGGGTGATCTGTTCTGGGGGGTGGGTAGCAGCTGGTTCTTGGTTCCTCACAGATTTAGAACCGGATTTAGAGCAATAACTGGTAGCCATATTTAGCTGGGTTAGTGTTAGCAAGCAGCCACTCCCTGAGTTATCTGTGGTGTGTTTGGTAAAAGTGTCGTTATAGTGCATAGTTGGTGGTTATTTAATGCCACAAGTCACAGGGGCGATCCTAGGATTCAGTAAGTGGGGGTGCTCATTGCGCGAAGCGCGCCGCAAAAtttagaccacgcccacttctggGGTCACGCCCCTTTTGTCGGCAACGCCCACTGTTTTCTAGATGGTGCACAGCCACAGTACTGACAGTATTTTACAGTGCCATCAGCAAGTCAAGAATGTTTACGACCAGAAGCTCAATTCGCCTGGGATGGCAAACTCTAGCCAACTCTTCTTAAGGTATGTCAAATGTCAATGCAATCATGTCTAGTCTCTGTGTAAATGTAGAAGTTAAGTGATGATAAACGTTTGTTCCTTTGCTTGATCTGACGACAGTCttgattcttttcttttcaggccactaaaagattgatcagcttaccaggaggtgacaggcagcgtacaaagtatgaccaccagtacgtaccttgatgttgaggaaaagagactttgtagtttacattgcaaacattgattattattataatttattgtacatacatgtaggcttaattatataattatactatacattcatgtacctgGATCCAAGAACCTTGTTGTGCTTGTTGTGAGGCAAGCTCAAGTGTTTGATACAGCAAACCACTTCCTGCTGCCTAGCCTTAttattgagcccctccccactcTTTATTAGTTCCCATGGATATCCCAGTAACGATCGAAGAAAAGTAAGTTTtttaggctagctagctagattaagttattgtaactatcactattaagctgtagatagctgcagtaagtgtagcttccttctagccagccagtgatggttgaactatctacttgagcttctctgagtctggatagggtgctggagcaccagagcctggatgggggtgctggagcaccctaagCACCACCCTGTGTACGCCCCTGAGTCAATAGTAGTCTTGCACAGCCATCCCcggatgttttctatttgaacgctaggtcgataaCATGGGTCTGGGGAACTTCCTATGTAGAAGTTGTGTCGACACGCTGAAGATTTCTTGGCGTGTTAACTGCTGCAGTCAATTGGAGGtaaaaagaaagaaaagatagTTATGCAAAGCAGCCTCTTCTTGCCAATGCCAACTTGCTACAGTTTCCAGCTGACAATAATGGCTTATTTATGCTGTACTGACTATCCCATAAGATCACAGAAAGAGAGAGAAGTTCCATGGGTAGTTGTACAGAAGCAAGAGCTGAGTTGTAGATATTTAGCTTCAAGGACGTCTCCTACTAGACTATAGTATCTATACCTGAAAATCAGCACTCCATATTCAAGTGGTAGTACTGCAAATAAGATTTGATTTGCATCTTTTGCTCTGAGAACTGAACCATGCCATTGAGAACCTTGAAACATAACATGCCTGGTTTAAGCTCAGTCTGGATCTTTCTAGTGACTCTGAGGAGTTGCTATAGCTTCTCTCCTTCTTGCAGGTGTAGATGATGATCCATCATGATTTGAGCACTGAGCACGAGGACTCTCAactaggccttgcccaattatgctagcataattttgagactaataggtgcagtggagcattgagcattatgcCAGCCTAATAGGCACAAAATATTAGCCTAGTACTACTAGATCAGTTGACTTTTTTCTAAGATTTCCAGGCTTTCACCAATAATATACTTCTAAGCGTCTGTGATGAgttgcagtataattctcATTGATGATTTTGAGACTAATAGTAAAGACTAATAGGTACAATTGATGAGACTTGGAGACTAGACACTAATAGGcaaaattttgagcataattgggcaaggcctactCTCAACTACATAAATTATTTGCAGAACTGTGGTTTTCACATTAAGCTTATTGTAACCACACTGTGGTCATCAAccataaataatattatttgtgaCCACTATTTACTATCACCCACTTAAGGCCTTGCACAACTCGTTGATAGGAAGTTCTCCAGACCCAATTTTTAATCGGGGCTGGTGTGAGACTAGTCAAGAGTAACAAAACCAGCAAATAAAGGTACACGTTAAAGTCATTTTTAACCTATAAGGCGCTGCCACAGCTTATAGTATATAGTCAGttagtgtgtttgtttgtttgtgtgtttgtaggTGGCAGGAGTAAAGTGTATCAAATAGTAattaaggtgtgtgtgtgtgtgggtgtgcgtgtataatggctataattagtgcatgtagtgggtgtgtatgtTAATTCCGTGCATGCGCAATTATGactgtgtcctctgtgtcattacccgaggcgcgcgtgggcggccacgggtatagtagtcattTGGTTTGTCTTTTCAGTGTTTGCCTGTTTGTAATTTCAgggtctgctcacctggctgccacagcactgcgtttatagcatggatagccttcacacaacaagttattagttttaacaatagtagatttcgatgttagagCTTTGTTGTCAACTACATTTATTTCGTTATACGATTTTTTGCGATATCATTGTTATTATCTTTGTTTTTGTTGATCTTGCATGTTCAGAACACTGTGTGTTGGTTATAGACGTAACAATAACTGTTATTTCAACAGTGCTTACACACCTATGTTTGTCAATGCACACCTGTACAGTTTGGGCATTTCTCATTACGTGTATGTTGTGAGAGTATTCGTACATcatatgggtgtggttttttTACGTTACATGCAGTGGGGTAGTTGTATGTCTGTTTGTCCGCATATTCGATTCTGcatgagtctgctcacctggatacAATATAGCGTGCGTTTACAGAATGTTAACACATTAGTTTTATTAAAGTTCATAAAAGCGACAAAAGCTAAGAAATTTACTTTTTAATTGGCTACTATTATAAAGCAGTATAGCTagatagtgtgcatgcagctTTGATTCGAGGCACTTTACTACACATACGCTATTACCCCACATGGATACCTATTTTGTTATCATGGGAAGAGACTAGCTCCAGGCTTATATGCTGGCTCTAGATAAGATCCTCACCAACTCTATGGCCAAGACAACGACGGCCTTGGAGCATCCTGGTCTCCTCTGAAGCGCGTGGCCCACAAGTTTCACATGTGTGATGTCTGGATTACTATTCAAACCATCTTTGAGCCCAAAGTGCACCCTATAACCCTCCTAAAGATGATACTGTGAGCCTCACTCCAGTTCCACTTCATGTTACCTTGGTGTCTTAATGTAACAATCCAGGCCTTCTTCAATTGCTTGCTCTTCTGTGATCTATAGTCCGGGGCCACTTTTTGGATGGATACGTTTTTTCATTATAATTTGTTTCTTTTTGTTGAACAGAACAATTGTATTGTATTTGATTGTGTTAACTACTAACTATATATTGTGGTATAGAAGTAACAATAATATTGTATTGATTCATTTATTTGCACACATAATGAGTGCATGTGCGtgcagcaggggtagagttatcggtgtgtgtttgtgtacatgtttgtcggtttgtgtgtatgtgtgcatgtatgtgtggaCATAGAATGAGCTGTTTTTGACCGAACTAGACACTTCGTGGACTATTTTAACTGCTTAATGAGACATTAGTTGAAAAGGCTAAAACTTATAGGCAATCTTCGAAGGCAACAAAAAAGTTAAATTAACAAAAATACTGTTTTCTAATCAACTAATAAATTCACAATCGTGCATTCTTCCCCATAATGATAATGGTTGTTACGGTAAAAAGTTATTATATCCGTTTTGCCGCTGTGCGCATGCAATGAAGCTTAACGCAAGGGGTGAATGcatgagcatcttgttataattattcagtcaTGCAATTTGTCAAAAAAATTTATCTTTCAAGTTTGAGCttgcatatattatatgcaagCTATAGTATATTTATATCTGTTCTATGGCCAGACTGTTTTCTAAATGCATGTTCTAAATTCTCCTTTGCTTAGATTCATGCTTAATTGTATATCCATTTATCattttaatattgcatgcataattatacagtatagacgTGTCATGTTTACTCCTAtttgcatgtatacaataagGCCAATCTGAtacgctatatatatatccaACCTCTCTACTGCAGGGCTCTGATCCTTGTGTGCTGAGTGTAGACTGGAGGAAGAGCATTGGTGAGCTCAAGGAAGCCATTGCTGAGGTAAGTACACCAGAGCTCTATAGTGTGTGTTCTTTACATGGCTACATAAATAATCAATACAATTATAGCTTACTAAAATTAAATTATCATAGGACCAGAGGTTTCTCTGCTTTGTGACATACATTgtactgtatagtgggtatatatTTGGCAAATCAGGTAAAGGATGACCAAGTTGTAATTGGTAATGCATGATCATCAAATTAATACTTCAGTTGCCCCATGTAGACGTAATACTTGCCAAATACACCCTTTATATACAGTTTGATTTATTCTCGATATGCGGCTATTAATTTGATTGTGTATGTACTAGACTGTACATTTACTgttagtaccgtatatcttctaatttatcggacagcaaaaaactGAGTGTAGACCGGAGGAAGAGCATTGGTGAGCCCAAGGAAGCCATTGCTGAGGTAAGTACACCAGAGCTATAGTGTGTGTTCTTTGCATGGCTGCATGAATAATCAGCTTGCTATAATTACCATAGGACCAGAGGTTTCTCTGTACTCATACTTTGTGACTGACATACATTTAttgtaccgtatatatatatatatagtgcatgagtataatataattattaggtgaAGTTGAAATTGGTATAATGCGTGATTAAATAATGTCATCAGCATGATCGTCAAATTAGTACTTCAATTGCTCCATATAGAAATAATACTTGCCAAATACTTTATACGGTGTTTGATTTATTCTCGATTTGCGGCtattacatgattgtataatatttattatgTACTAGACTGTACATTCACTGTTAGTATATGGATGTGGTATaagttataactagtttatatcccaagggcatagcaacataacactgtcttagtataaaactgcacaaaaagatgacaaagacaactccagacacagctccatctcttctttcttctagacgccagtatctgcagcgtataagattggcatgaccgatgaattgcttgacacaaaattgttggagttccaacgctgaCAGTctactgcaaaacagccccaccccactactgctgcaaagaaacagccccacccccctactcagtgtaactgctgctTGAACAGCCCTCCACGGTGGTCTATCCTTGGcctcacaaccaagccaaagaagctcgcctctacactgctgcaaaacaacTCAAGCCCCCATcaaaagagccgcttctagtgctatggtgaaacagaattgacatgcatcgaggactaggtctaggaacatccacaaaatgaaccttgcatggacaattttaaaacctgcatggttctTACTTCgctacttgttatttctcatgataattattataattatttgtctaatgccagaggggcgttttgcggttagtgcattatgactttcagcagtgcgttatgctgcatattgcacttagcaacaacgtagcaacgggatataaagaGAGTTTATATCATGTTGTCAGGTAACAAcggtgtaataaaagtcatacattcCCTTTAGCTagtgttatattatttttgttacaCAGTCGCGTAGCCTTGAGGCATGATTTGATAAGAGGTTGTcgtgatataaattataaaacacataattatagcatgagaatccCCGTAAATATACAGGCAACTTGCCCTCGTACTTGTGCCTGTATATTGTGTAAAACACTCGGTCTCACTATATCTATTGTATTATATATCACTATTAATTGTTTCTAAACAGTTTGTCAACAATTATTGACACTTATAGTTCAATGCTTTTTGGGCTTGTATTAACAATCGATGGCAGATACGAAAACTGAAACCCACTCTCACTTTTAATAGCAACgtgactattattataatgagcATTTAGGGAAAGTGTTGCATTTTGATCTCTGAGATCAAaagaaacactgtgccaatatctgccatatggcacagttC
The Halichondria panicea chromosome 14, odHalPani1.1, whole genome shotgun sequence DNA segment above includes these coding regions:
- the LOC135347429 gene encoding TNF receptor-associated factor 5-like → MHYNDTFTKHTTDNSGSGCLLTLTQLNMATSYCSKSGSKSVRNQEPAATHPPEQITQPAEPDYDLVEQPDKDLYCPIILEILVEPHQTDCCGQHISEKAAQRIIRDGKPCPMCNNTPFKTLKDKFFKRNTINKLNVRCPHKKSGCEWTGELGDLNYHTTSCPKRPWKCQYCDFESTHDIGNDHTLCCDNYPLPCPNQCEIGTVPRYQADSHLLECPLQLVECEFAGAGCDVKVPQRDMMGHMTESVQHHLLTATLVNLQLTRELHQKMEEKDQQIVDLQKQMKQVKEQGNNIHFKIQQLDAKVDTKFHDLDAKVEQQARNLDTKVSDLKVTMEANTVKIQNDLLLLNGFSCHEFTLTEFTKQQTKPSHGLWSGGEFTAQGWKFIYGVFTNGTGFANGTHLTPYIIKKHEVDKTEGVAILQILNQLGDHGHYIGTETRILMEKTTYFGDSFTFFPLDRLGYCADTNTQCLKNDCLKFRLFMKVKVL